Proteins co-encoded in one Myxococcales bacterium genomic window:
- the egtD gene encoding L-histidine N(alpha)-methyltransferase: protein MDSASRPHSDRFHLTAPQADAKLPSFADEVRRGLSAKFRSLPCRFFYDDAGSKIFEEICGLEEYYLTRVERSILQDQAQHIREHFNRDIELVELGSGSAEKTRLLIESFLARQQSLVYVPIDISRTALEESSESLLLDHPRLEVHAICSEYEAALSILNDRHTTPRLILWLGSSIGNLHKPEAQDFLAQLRAKMGEEDRMLIGIDLRKDRERLERAYDDAQGVTARFNLNLLLRINRELAGNFQPDQFSFRARYREDSGSVESFLVSLCDQKVAIGALDASFSFQQGEEIHTENSYKYSIEEIEALADGGNMHCETRWLDNQGLYTLNLFAPGSTANP from the coding sequence TTGGACAGTGCAAGCCGCCCCCACTCCGATCGATTCCACCTCACCGCGCCCCAGGCCGACGCCAAATTGCCGTCGTTCGCCGACGAAGTCCGCAGGGGATTGTCCGCGAAGTTTCGCAGCCTGCCGTGTCGTTTTTTCTATGACGACGCCGGCTCGAAGATCTTCGAAGAGATCTGCGGTCTCGAGGAGTACTACCTCACCCGGGTCGAGCGGAGCATTCTGCAGGACCAGGCGCAACACATCCGCGAGCACTTCAACCGCGACATTGAGCTCGTTGAACTGGGAAGCGGCAGTGCGGAAAAGACGCGACTCTTGATCGAGTCGTTTCTCGCCAGACAGCAATCGCTGGTCTATGTCCCGATTGACATCTCGCGGACCGCCCTCGAAGAGAGCAGCGAATCACTCTTGCTCGATCATCCGCGGCTCGAGGTCCACGCGATCTGCAGCGAATACGAAGCGGCCCTGTCCATCTTGAACGATCGACACACGACTCCCCGCTTGATCCTGTGGCTCGGCTCTTCGATCGGCAATCTTCACAAACCGGAAGCGCAGGACTTCCTCGCACAACTCCGCGCGAAAATGGGTGAGGAAGACCGGATGCTGATCGGGATCGATCTGCGCAAAGACCGCGAGCGACTCGAGCGCGCCTACGACGACGCCCAGGGCGTGACCGCTCGCTTCAACTTGAACCTGCTGCTGCGAATCAACCGCGAACTCGCAGGAAATTTCCAACCGGATCAGTTCTCGTTCCGCGCCCGCTACCGAGAAGACTCGGGCTCGGTGGAGAGTTTCCTGGTGAGTCTATGCGATCAGAAAGTTGCTATCGGCGCACTCGACGCGAGCTTCAGCTTTCAACAAGGCGAAGAAATCCACACCGAAAATTCCTACAAATACTCAATCGAAGAAATCGAAGCCCTGGCCGATGGCGGAAACATGCACTGCGAAACCCGCTGGCTGGACAACCAAGGCCTCTACACCCTAAACCTCTTCGCCCCCGGATCAACAGCAAATCCCTAG